One Coffea arabica cultivar ET-39 chromosome 5e, Coffea Arabica ET-39 HiFi, whole genome shotgun sequence DNA segment encodes these proteins:
- the LOC113687404 gene encoding dirigent protein 3-like: MAKSLAIASLQILGVLLLASLAQSKHSILHLTLYDHEFKGPTAEHNQTIYPVAGLPNVKWGFLQFGTLFIGTNILKETISFHSPTVGHLHGVVGVASLDGFAIEALASVHFLEHGKYNGSTVEIKGVINQDQQVSEVAIVGGTKQFRYATGYMTFTGTPVVNATGHNVYKLDLHIRLDKKGDSPGIALQ; the protein is encoded by the coding sequence atggcaaagagtttaGCTATAGCATCCCTCCAAATTCTCGGCGTGCTTTTACTAGCAAGCTTGGCACAGTCAAAGCATTCGATCTTACATTTGACGCTGTACGACCATGAATTTAAAGGTCCAACTGCTGAGCACAATCAGACTATTTATCCTGTTGCAGGTCTCCCCAACGTAAAATGGGGCTTTTTACAATTTGGAACTCTTTTCATCGGCACAAATATCTTGAAAGAAACCATCTCATTCCACTCCCCGACAGTTGGTCATTTGCATGGCGTTGTTGGAGTAGCATCCCTTGATGGCTTCGCCATAGAGGCCTTGGCAAGTGTGCACTTCCTTGAACACGGAAAGTACAATGGTAGCACTGTGGAAATTAAAGGAGTTATCAATCAGGATCAGCAAGTCAGTGAAGTTGCAATTGTAGGAGGAACCAAACAATTTCGGTATGCAACAGGGTATATGACCTTTACGGGTACCCCGGTTGTAAATGCAACTGGGCATAATGTTTATAAGTTGGACCTCCACATTAGACTTGACAAAAAAGGTGACAGCCCTGGTATTGCTCTTCAATAA
- the LOC113687405 gene encoding dirigent protein 2-like, whose amino-acid sequence MAKSLAIASLQILSVLLLASLAQSKKVYTHLTLYDHEFKGPTAEHKQTIYPVAGLPDVKWGFLQFGTLFIGTNILKEIISFHSPTVGHLHGVVGVASLDGFAIEALASVHFLEHGKYNGSTVEIKGVINQDQQVSEVAIVGGTKHFLYATGYMTFTGTPVVNATGHNVYKLDLHITQDLQDDYLSIAQC is encoded by the coding sequence atggcaaagagctTAGCTATTGCATCCCTTCAAATTCTCAGCGTGCTTTTACTAGCAAGCTTGGCCCAATCAAAGAAAGTGTACACACATTTGACGCTGTACGACCATGAATTTAAAGGTCCAACTGCTGAGCACAAGCAGACTATTTACCCTGTTGCAGGACTCCCCGACGTAAAATGGGGCTTTTTACAATTTGGAACTCTTTTCATCGGCACAAATATCTTGAAAGAAATCATCTCATTCCACTCCCCGACAGTTGGTCATTTGCATGGCGTTGTTGGGGTAGCATCCCTTGATGGCTTCGCCATAGAGGCCTTGGCAAGTGTGCACTTCCTTGAACACGGAAAGTACAATGGTAGCACTGTGGAAATTAAAGGAGTTATTAATCAGGATCAGCAAGTCAGTGAAGTTGCAATTGTAGGAGGAACTAAACATTTCCTGTATGCAACAGGGTACATGACCTTTACGGGTACCCCGGTTGTAAATGCAACTGGGCATAATGTTTATAAGTTGGACCTCCACATTACACAGGACTTACAGGATGACTACCTTAGTATTGCTCAGTGTTAA